A single window of Mycolicibacterium aurum DNA harbors:
- a CDS encoding GlxA family transcriptional regulator — translation MSASSVVSDRIVVFALYDKVTLQDVAAPLEIFARANDFGARYTVLLASPAGEPVGTTAFATLNVDVALADVPESIDTLLVPGGVPADFAFTPGLHDIPEEPTPDSVPDALEMVRRLAPRARRVASVCTGSFVLAALGLLDGRRATTHWAHCQELARTYPKVIVDPDSLFVQDGPFITGAGITAGIDLALAMVESDYGPAVARRVARWMVVFLQRPGGQAQFSVWAESALPVTGGLRAIVDSVITDPGADHSIASMATRAAVSERHLVRVFRDQVGMTPARFVEQARLEAAKVLLATGDQSQESVARRAGFGTPDTMRRTFRRNLGISPGTYRTRFRTTGIGQ, via the coding sequence ATGAGTGCGTCGTCGGTGGTCAGCGACAGAATCGTGGTGTTCGCGCTCTATGACAAGGTCACCCTGCAGGACGTGGCCGCACCTCTGGAGATCTTCGCTCGCGCCAACGACTTCGGTGCGCGCTACACGGTGCTGTTGGCCTCTCCGGCGGGCGAGCCCGTCGGCACAACGGCTTTCGCGACGCTGAACGTCGACGTCGCCCTCGCCGACGTGCCCGAGTCGATCGACACGCTGCTCGTGCCCGGCGGTGTCCCGGCGGACTTCGCGTTCACCCCCGGCCTGCACGACATCCCGGAGGAGCCCACGCCCGACTCGGTCCCGGATGCGCTGGAGATGGTGCGCCGTCTCGCGCCGCGGGCGCGCAGGGTCGCCTCGGTGTGTACGGGATCCTTCGTGCTCGCCGCCCTCGGCCTGCTGGACGGTCGCCGGGCAACCACGCATTGGGCGCACTGCCAGGAACTGGCCCGCACCTATCCCAAGGTGATCGTGGACCCGGATTCCCTGTTCGTTCAGGACGGTCCGTTCATCACCGGCGCGGGGATCACCGCCGGGATCGACCTCGCCCTGGCCATGGTGGAAAGCGATTACGGACCGGCCGTGGCGCGGCGGGTGGCGCGCTGGATGGTGGTGTTCCTCCAGCGTCCCGGGGGCCAGGCGCAATTCAGCGTGTGGGCCGAATCGGCACTTCCGGTGACCGGCGGTCTGCGCGCGATCGTGGACTCCGTGATCACCGACCCCGGCGCCGACCATTCGATCGCGTCGATGGCGACTCGTGCCGCGGTCAGCGAGCGGCACCTGGTCCGGGTGTTCCGGGACCAGGTCGGGATGACGCCGGCACGGTTCGTCGAACAGGCACGGCTGGAGGCGGCGAAGGTCCTGCTCGCAACGGGGGACCAGAGTCAGGAATCGGTGGCGCGACGCGCCGGCTTCGGTACCCCCGACACCATGCGGCGCACGTTCCGTCGGAATCTCGGGATATCGCCCGGAACCTACCGAACCCGGTTCCGCACCACGGGAATCGGTCAGTGA
- a CDS encoding cysteine hydrolase family protein, translated as MNSHFVYGAAHELDPAGEFADWLNPRRTAVVSIDMHEGHLSTDPACPCPAPRGRDIVTAIDEFHRTARDRGVPVIHARSELRASGADDVNGISSSAWRVTFPKYVGAIPGADQHALQGSRWTEFVTEVAPNDEVVTGKKRLSAFYPTDLDFLLRQMGVTAVVLNGIMADCCVLNTAFDASNLGYRVTVLQDLVRGTDTTLEAAALSMVSLHLGLVTASGALVDSWDGVLRDQG; from the coding sequence ATGAACAGTCACTTCGTCTACGGGGCAGCGCACGAACTCGATCCGGCGGGTGAGTTCGCCGACTGGCTGAATCCGCGGCGCACCGCCGTCGTCTCGATCGACATGCACGAAGGGCACCTGTCAACCGATCCGGCATGCCCGTGCCCGGCACCTCGGGGTCGGGACATCGTCACGGCCATCGACGAATTCCACCGCACGGCCCGTGACCGCGGTGTGCCCGTCATCCATGCCCGATCGGAACTACGGGCCTCCGGTGCCGATGACGTCAACGGGATCAGCAGCAGCGCGTGGCGCGTGACCTTCCCGAAGTATGTCGGTGCAATCCCCGGCGCCGACCAGCATGCGCTGCAGGGCAGCCGATGGACCGAGTTCGTCACCGAGGTGGCACCGAACGACGAGGTGGTCACTGGCAAGAAACGCCTATCGGCGTTCTACCCCACCGATTTGGACTTCCTGCTGCGGCAGATGGGGGTGACCGCGGTGGTGCTGAACGGCATCATGGCCGACTGCTGCGTACTGAACACCGCGTTCGACGCCTCCAACCTCGGCTACCGGGTGACGGTCCTGCAGGACCTGGTGCGGGGAACGGACACCACACTGGAGGCGGCTGCGCTGTCCATGGTCTCGCTGCATCTGGGCCTTGTCACCGCCTCGGGTGCACTCGTCGACAGCTGGGACGGGGTTCTGCGCGACCAGGGCTGA
- the nthB gene encoding nitrile hydratase subunit beta has translation MRLQHYLGGLEGLPQPLTLEKRVFVEEWEKRIFGIHVAMMGLSNHLGSALPEYPIADVPTEFRDEWTWASLRTGAEGMNPFDYFKFRYYEKWLGGISAFFVENGYVSEDEISALLNASEPATGESGDPAIDDQVIDYLRRGDSPRRDVAHPKFTVGQTVRIADLPAGDHTRLPGYLRARLGTVTRIFEGDYGYFVHTGDGIGDPMPIYIVEFTPDELWGPRAEPGANTVYAELFEAYLQPVEEDQ, from the coding sequence ATGAGACTGCAGCACTACCTCGGCGGACTGGAGGGCCTGCCCCAGCCGTTGACTCTGGAGAAGCGCGTCTTCGTCGAAGAGTGGGAGAAGCGGATCTTCGGCATCCACGTCGCGATGATGGGCCTGAGCAACCACCTCGGATCTGCACTACCGGAATACCCGATCGCCGACGTGCCGACGGAGTTCCGCGACGAATGGACGTGGGCATCGCTGCGCACGGGCGCCGAGGGCATGAACCCGTTCGACTACTTCAAGTTTCGCTATTACGAGAAGTGGTTGGGTGGCATCAGCGCGTTCTTCGTCGAGAACGGCTATGTGTCGGAGGACGAGATCAGCGCGCTGCTGAACGCATCCGAGCCGGCGACGGGCGAGTCCGGTGATCCCGCGATCGACGACCAGGTCATCGACTACCTGCGCCGCGGCGACAGCCCGCGCCGCGACGTCGCGCACCCGAAGTTCACCGTCGGCCAGACGGTGCGTATCGCCGATCTGCCCGCCGGGGACCACACCCGCCTGCCGGGCTACCTGCGGGCCCGGCTCGGTACCGTGACGCGCATCTTCGAGGGCGACTACGGCTATTTCGTCCACACCGGTGACGGGATCGGCGACCCGATGCCGATCTACATCGTCGAGTTCACCCCGGACGAACTGTGGGGCCCCCGCGCCGAACCCGGCGCCAACACCGTCTACGCCGAGCTATTCGAGGCCTATCTCCAACCCGTCGAGGAGGATCAGTGA
- a CDS encoding GlxA family transcriptional regulator, which translates to MCHEQDRRPRHIAVLVFDGVRTLDVAGPLEVFDVARSLGCAYTVTLYSSANSTSVQCSSGLTFDARPASTMPADIDTLMVPGGDCLVTDGVPRHLEDVLRAHAGGARRVASVCAGSFALGAAGLLDGRRATTHWRHLDTLAARHPSSRIEHDSIYTRDGAVWTSAGVAAGIDLALALVSDDHGAAVTQEISKDMVVLSRRMEGHPQISVAARTPRPKHPELERLLATVNADPAAHYDLDTVAAKLGISPRHLSRLFKGQVGVTLRQYVHEVRLETAVGLVLGGESFHAAARRSGLRDGAMVRDYLSAHRLEATSA; encoded by the coding sequence ATGTGTCACGAGCAGGACCGCCGGCCGCGGCACATCGCGGTGCTGGTGTTCGACGGCGTGCGCACACTCGACGTCGCCGGGCCCCTTGAAGTGTTCGACGTGGCGCGGTCCCTGGGTTGCGCCTACACGGTGACGCTCTACTCGAGCGCGAATTCCACGTCCGTGCAGTGCTCTTCGGGTCTGACGTTCGATGCCAGGCCGGCCTCGACGATGCCGGCGGACATCGACACCCTGATGGTGCCCGGGGGTGACTGCCTGGTCACCGACGGCGTTCCGCGCCATCTTGAGGACGTGCTCCGTGCGCATGCGGGCGGCGCCCGGCGCGTCGCCTCGGTCTGCGCCGGGTCGTTCGCCCTCGGCGCGGCCGGCCTGCTCGACGGGCGGCGCGCCACCACGCACTGGCGCCATCTGGACACCCTGGCAGCCAGGCATCCCTCGTCGCGGATCGAGCACGACTCGATCTACACCCGCGACGGTGCGGTGTGGACCTCCGCCGGTGTCGCAGCGGGTATCGATCTGGCGCTGGCTCTGGTCAGCGACGACCATGGCGCTGCGGTCACCCAGGAGATCTCGAAGGACATGGTGGTGCTCAGTAGACGGATGGAAGGTCATCCGCAGATCTCGGTCGCCGCCAGGACGCCGCGCCCCAAACACCCGGAACTCGAACGCCTGCTGGCCACGGTCAACGCGGATCCGGCCGCGCATTACGACCTCGACACCGTGGCCGCGAAACTCGGCATCAGTCCGCGACACCTGTCCAGGCTGTTCAAAGGCCAGGTGGGGGTGACGTTGCGCCAGTACGTCCACGAGGTCCGCCTGGAGACCGCGGTCGGCCTGGTGCTCGGCGGCGAGTCGTTCCACGCCGCGGCCCGGCGCAGCGGCCTGCGCGACGGCGCGATGGTCCGGGACTATCTGTCCGCGCACCGGCTGGAGGCCACCAGCGCCTAG
- a CDS encoding nitrile hydratase accessory protein yields the protein MKLHNTCTTDQAAPSFDHEWQRRAFGLALALSEFGHYPWSEFQQNLIDTIGAWETAPEPVRGEWEYYDHWVAALEDVVDQRQILTAPLITDDGDHAVHDDHH from the coding sequence ATGAAACTGCACAACACCTGCACCACCGACCAGGCCGCGCCCTCCTTCGATCACGAATGGCAGCGCCGGGCGTTCGGACTGGCGTTGGCGCTCTCGGAGTTCGGCCACTATCCCTGGAGCGAGTTCCAGCAGAACCTGATCGACACCATCGGTGCCTGGGAAACGGCTCCGGAACCGGTGCGGGGTGAGTGGGAGTACTACGACCACTGGGTCGCCGCCCTGGAGGACGTGGTCGACCAACGCCAGATCCTCACCGCCCCACTGATCACCGACGATGGCGATCACGCAGTCCACGACGACCACCACTGA
- the hadA gene encoding (3R)-hydroxyacyl-ACP dehydratase subunit HadA has product MALSPDIVGMTYTYPDCFVVGREQIRQYAAAVKNEDDAYFDEEAAAALGHDAIVAPLTFIAIFGLKAQMAFFAHAGIPITEEKVVQSEQGLRFLRPIRAGDTLYCHIRLDSLRQAFGADVLTIRSRITNQHGDTVQEDYTTMAGRSASD; this is encoded by the coding sequence GTGGCCCTATCGCCGGACATTGTTGGCATGACCTACACCTATCCCGATTGTTTTGTCGTCGGTCGAGAACAGATCCGCCAGTACGCGGCGGCGGTCAAGAACGAGGACGACGCCTACTTCGACGAGGAGGCAGCCGCCGCCCTCGGGCACGACGCCATCGTGGCGCCGCTCACCTTCATCGCGATCTTCGGGCTGAAGGCCCAGATGGCGTTCTTCGCGCATGCGGGCATTCCGATCACCGAGGAGAAGGTGGTGCAGTCAGAACAGGGGCTGAGGTTCCTTCGCCCGATCAGGGCCGGAGACACGCTGTACTGCCACATCCGCCTCGACTCGCTCCGCCAGGCCTTCGGTGCGGATGTCCTGACGATCAGAAGCCGCATCACCAACCAGCATGGTGACACCGTGCAGGAGGACTACACCACCATGGCGGGCCGCAGCGCGTCGGACTGA
- a CDS encoding MFS transporter: MLPALLSLAAGSCLAVTTEVLPVGLLTPIGDSFGVEASLTGLLVTLYAVMVAALAVPLTIVTTRFARKPLLLLTLVGYAVSNAMVAAAPAFAVVAAGRVVGGITHALFFSLCIGYVPRLVSGAYVGRALAIATGGASAGFVLGVPLSTSLGTALGWRLSFAALACAAVTILLLVARFLPGVPGDRPGGTGSGRRRELAAVVAANVLTYLGQFTVYTFISLLFLTSGLSPALVGPLLLVCGACGFVGLWCTARTLDRNPRLTAVVVLSIVILGLLILGAAPPSLGWVVFAAAVWNAAFGGVPSIYQACAVRARAVSPELAGAWVNASANLGIGGGAAIGAALLDVADLGVLPWIALALIATGLGVVLVCRRAFPSRP, translated from the coding sequence ATGCTGCCGGCGCTGCTGTCGCTGGCCGCCGGGTCCTGCCTGGCCGTCACCACCGAAGTGCTGCCCGTCGGGCTGCTGACCCCGATCGGTGACAGCTTCGGAGTGGAGGCGTCACTCACGGGTCTGCTTGTGACCCTCTATGCGGTCATGGTCGCCGCTCTCGCGGTGCCCCTCACCATCGTGACGACCCGGTTCGCCCGCAAGCCCCTGCTGTTGCTCACCCTGGTGGGCTATGCGGTGTCGAATGCGATGGTCGCCGCCGCGCCGGCTTTCGCGGTCGTCGCCGCCGGCCGGGTGGTCGGCGGCATCACCCACGCCCTGTTCTTCTCACTGTGCATCGGGTACGTGCCGCGGCTGGTCTCCGGCGCCTATGTGGGCAGGGCGCTGGCGATCGCGACCGGGGGAGCGTCAGCGGGATTTGTTCTCGGCGTGCCACTTTCGACCTCACTCGGCACTGCCCTCGGATGGCGGCTCTCGTTCGCGGCGCTGGCATGCGCGGCGGTGACGATCCTGCTGCTGGTCGCGCGCTTCCTCCCGGGTGTTCCCGGCGATCGTCCCGGCGGAACCGGCTCGGGACGGCGCCGGGAGCTGGCGGCGGTGGTCGCCGCGAATGTGCTGACCTATCTCGGACAGTTCACCGTCTACACGTTCATCAGCCTGCTGTTCCTGACCTCCGGGCTGAGTCCGGCTCTCGTCGGCCCGCTGCTGCTGGTCTGTGGCGCATGCGGGTTCGTCGGACTGTGGTGTACTGCCAGGACATTGGACCGAAACCCACGGCTGACGGCGGTGGTGGTGTTGTCCATCGTGATCCTCGGGCTGCTGATTCTCGGGGCGGCCCCGCCGTCGCTGGGATGGGTGGTGTTCGCGGCGGCGGTGTGGAATGCGGCCTTCGGTGGCGTCCCGTCGATCTATCAGGCATGCGCCGTCCGCGCCCGGGCGGTGTCACCGGAGTTGGCGGGCGCCTGGGTGAACGCGAGCGCCAATCTGGGCATCGGCGGGGGCGCCGCGATCGGCGCGGCGCTGCTGGACGTCGCCGACCTCGGAGTCCTCCCGTGGATCGCGCTGGCCCTGATCGCGACCGGACTCGGTGTCGTGCTGGTGTGCCGCCGCGCGTTCCCGTCGCGGCCGTGA
- a CDS encoding YciI family protein: MAKYLFLKHYRGAPEAVNSVPMDRWTTAEIEAHIQYMEDFADRLRASGEYVDSQALAADGAWVRYDGDGKPPVTDGPFAETKDLIAGFMIVDVDSYTRAVELAGELSAAPGAGGRPIHEWLEVRPFMGAPTTVTE; encoded by the coding sequence ATGGCGAAGTACCTGTTCCTCAAGCACTACCGCGGCGCGCCGGAAGCTGTGAACAGCGTCCCGATGGACAGATGGACGACCGCCGAGATCGAGGCGCACATCCAGTACATGGAGGACTTCGCGGACCGCCTGCGAGCCAGCGGCGAATACGTCGACAGCCAGGCACTGGCCGCCGACGGCGCCTGGGTCCGGTACGACGGTGACGGGAAGCCCCCGGTGACCGACGGCCCGTTCGCCGAGACCAAAGATCTGATTGCCGGCTTCATGATCGTGGACGTGGATTCCTACACGCGCGCCGTCGAGTTGGCCGGAGAATTGTCGGCAGCGCCGGGCGCCGGTGGCCGGCCGATCCACGAATGGCTGGAGGTGCGGCCGTTCATGGGTGCGCCGACGACCGTTACCGAGTGA
- the nthA gene encoding nitrile hydratase subunit alpha, with product MTDQFAYPSDREQSSAARVHALERLLIEKGVITGQTVDKVLAYFESEMTPLNGQKIVVKAWTDPDFAARVVVDTPAALEELDLPEGMAGAEGEHLQAVANVPGVHNLVICTLCSCFPWPVLGLPPYWYKDPVFRARAAREPRAVLAEVGVPLPDETEIKVWDSSGHSRWFVIPERPSGTEGFTDEQLMDLVTTESMMGVALAGKSA from the coding sequence GTGACCGATCAGTTTGCCTACCCGTCCGACCGCGAGCAGTCCAGTGCCGCCCGTGTGCACGCGCTGGAGCGTCTGCTGATCGAGAAGGGGGTCATCACAGGTCAGACCGTGGACAAGGTGCTGGCCTACTTCGAGTCGGAGATGACGCCGCTGAACGGCCAGAAGATCGTGGTCAAAGCGTGGACCGATCCGGACTTCGCCGCCCGGGTGGTGGTCGACACCCCGGCGGCGTTGGAGGAGCTGGATCTGCCCGAAGGGATGGCCGGTGCCGAGGGCGAGCACCTGCAGGCTGTCGCCAACGTCCCCGGTGTGCACAACCTGGTGATCTGCACCCTGTGCTCGTGCTTTCCGTGGCCGGTGCTCGGGCTGCCGCCGTATTGGTACAAGGATCCGGTGTTCCGCGCCCGCGCGGCGCGCGAACCGCGTGCGGTGCTGGCCGAGGTCGGTGTGCCGCTGCCGGACGAGACCGAGATCAAGGTCTGGGATTCCAGTGGCCACTCGCGATGGTTCGTCATTCCCGAACGCCCCTCGGGCACCGAGGGTTTCACCGACGAGCAGCTGATGGACCTGGTCACCACCGAATCGATGATGGGCGTCGCCCTGGCAGGAAAGAGCGCATGA
- a CDS encoding DUF1097 domain-containing protein, with product MDSRSALTLSIGVLGGVAVAFTATLVTVPIWVVFLAWASFFFVGGGPAGWVRSVASNLVGVVIASASLYAAHLLGGGLTLTAIAVGVGSALMVQASWVGLLSTTPAVVVGFASTVSTVAGTGQLVTATTISHPGLVAACACVLGATFGIASEYLAKVMTSSAPASQPGTEGAPA from the coding sequence ATGGATTCGCGATCTGCGCTGACACTGAGCATAGGCGTGCTCGGTGGGGTTGCGGTGGCATTCACCGCGACGTTGGTGACCGTCCCGATCTGGGTGGTCTTCCTGGCATGGGCGTCGTTCTTCTTCGTCGGCGGTGGCCCGGCCGGCTGGGTGCGCTCGGTGGCATCCAATCTCGTGGGTGTCGTGATCGCGTCCGCGAGTCTCTACGCCGCGCACCTGCTCGGTGGCGGCCTCACCCTCACCGCGATAGCCGTAGGGGTCGGCAGCGCCCTCATGGTCCAGGCGTCCTGGGTCGGACTGCTCTCCACCACACCGGCTGTGGTGGTCGGATTCGCGTCGACGGTGTCGACGGTCGCGGGAACGGGCCAGTTGGTCACCGCGACAACCATTTCGCATCCGGGGTTGGTGGCCGCGTGCGCCTGCGTACTGGGCGCGACCTTCGGAATCGCGTCAGAGTATCTGGCCAAAGTGATGACAAGTTCGGCTCCTGCGAGCCAACCCGGCACGGAAGGAGCACCGGCATGA
- a CDS encoding energy-coupling factor ABC transporter permease yields MHIEPGLVDGAKIALSYATAGGAGAYALTAAWKHLRERGAGSLIVGTGVTTALVFAFFEIFPHFPVGVSEVHLILGSTLFLLFGVAPTAFGLALGLLIQGLLVAPFDLPQYGMNVTTLLVPLFALQYVAHKTIAPQTAYVNLKYRQALTLSVTYQAGIVSWVAFWAIYGQGLTVETFTSVATFGAAYMLVVVLEPLADLAVLAAAKAGQRFRDGAWLEPRLFSPA; encoded by the coding sequence ATGCACATCGAACCAGGACTCGTCGACGGCGCGAAGATCGCGCTGAGCTATGCAACCGCGGGTGGCGCAGGCGCTTACGCGCTGACCGCGGCGTGGAAGCACCTCAGGGAGCGCGGCGCCGGGTCGCTGATCGTCGGCACCGGGGTCACCACGGCGTTGGTCTTCGCCTTCTTCGAGATCTTCCCGCACTTCCCGGTGGGCGTCTCCGAGGTTCACCTCATCCTCGGGTCGACGCTGTTCCTGCTGTTCGGGGTGGCGCCGACCGCATTCGGTCTGGCCCTCGGTCTGTTGATCCAGGGCCTGCTCGTCGCGCCGTTCGATCTGCCCCAGTACGGCATGAACGTCACGACGCTCTTGGTACCGCTGTTCGCATTGCAGTACGTGGCACACAAGACCATTGCCCCGCAGACCGCCTACGTGAACCTGAAGTACCGCCAGGCCCTGACTCTCTCCGTCACCTATCAGGCCGGGATCGTGTCGTGGGTGGCGTTCTGGGCGATCTACGGGCAGGGTCTCACCGTCGAAACCTTCACCAGCGTGGCCACATTCGGTGCTGCGTACATGCTGGTGGTCGTGCTGGAACCGCTGGCGGACCTGGCGGTGCTGGCGGCCGCGAAGGCGGGTCAGCGGTTCAGGGACGGAGCCTGGCTGGAGCCTCGGCTGTTCAGTCCCGCCTGA
- a CDS encoding RNA polymerase sigma factor, which translates to MGRVDDHELRALIPGVLAALVHRGADFATAEDAVQDALIRAVETWPDRRPDDPRAWLVTAAWRRFIDLTRSDTARRRREQEFSREPPPGLTESADDTLALYFLCAHPRLSPSSAVALTLRAVGGLTTRQIAQAYLVPETTMAQRISRAKRVVGEVRPGRPGDLRTVLKVLYLVFNEGYGGDVDLASEAIRLARQLAAATDAPEVAGLLALFLLHHARQPARTRADGSLVPLAEQDRDLWRRELITEGVAVLQAALARDRLGEYQAQAAIAALHADAQSVEETDWVQIVEWYDELVRLTNSPVVRLNRAVAVGEADGPHAGLAALAELDPDLPRHTASSAYLHERAGDIDTAVTLYVDAAARASTVAERNHLTLRAAALRDRR; encoded by the coding sequence ATGGGCAGAGTGGACGACCACGAGCTGCGGGCGCTGATCCCGGGGGTGCTCGCGGCCCTCGTCCACAGGGGAGCGGATTTCGCGACCGCCGAGGACGCCGTGCAGGACGCCCTGATCCGCGCTGTCGAGACGTGGCCGGACCGCCGCCCGGACGACCCGAGGGCGTGGCTGGTCACGGCGGCGTGGCGCCGCTTCATCGACCTCACGCGATCGGACACCGCACGGCGGCGTCGTGAGCAGGAGTTCAGCCGGGAGCCGCCGCCGGGGCTGACCGAGTCCGCCGACGACACGCTGGCGCTCTACTTCCTGTGCGCGCATCCCCGGCTGAGCCCGTCCTCGGCGGTGGCGCTCACCCTGAGGGCGGTGGGCGGGCTCACGACCCGGCAGATCGCCCAGGCCTACCTGGTGCCCGAGACGACGATGGCCCAGCGGATCAGCCGTGCCAAGCGAGTCGTCGGCGAGGTTCGACCGGGTCGGCCGGGTGACCTGCGCACGGTGCTGAAGGTGCTGTACCTGGTGTTCAACGAGGGATACGGCGGCGATGTCGACCTGGCCTCGGAGGCGATCCGGCTGGCCCGTCAGCTCGCGGCGGCGACCGACGCCCCTGAGGTCGCCGGACTGCTCGCACTGTTTCTGCTGCACCACGCCCGGCAGCCGGCCCGGACGCGTGCCGACGGCAGCCTGGTCCCGCTCGCCGAGCAGGATCGCGACCTGTGGCGGCGCGAGCTGATCACCGAGGGCGTGGCCGTGCTGCAGGCCGCGTTGGCCCGTGACCGACTCGGCGAGTACCAGGCGCAGGCGGCCATCGCGGCGCTGCACGCCGACGCCCAGTCCGTGGAAGAGACGGACTGGGTGCAGATCGTCGAGTGGTACGACGAGCTGGTCCGGCTGACGAACAGCCCGGTGGTACGGCTCAACCGTGCCGTCGCCGTGGGCGAGGCCGACGGACCGCATGCCGGGCTCGCGGCCCTGGCCGAACTCGATCCCGACCTGCCTCGCCATACGGCGTCGTCTGCCTACCTGCACGAGCGTGCCGGTGACATCGACACCGCCGTCACGCTCTACGTCGACGCCGCCGCACGGGCGTCCACGGTCGCCGAGCGCAACCATCTGACGCTGCGGGCGGCGGCTCTGCGCGACCGCCGCTGA
- a CDS encoding ROK family protein — translation MPDGPGSASQVRWYGAAKVIGLVRSEPGVTRAAAARRLRMSSGGAADLIARLRRERLLDETPAPAQGRGRPTTILGPHPEGPVVLAVELRSRDWRLAQAGLDGVPHVLAQGRQGRTGQARVLDDVADEIAAAYRHMAGRVRAVSVSVAGTLSDSRLVQFTTRGWRDVDLTALTARLPRSAALPLVLGNDATLSGLAETRAGSARDARTALHLIVLVGLGGTLVVGGEPVTGSHGAAGEYGHIPFGEPDLECPCGARGCWDLTVDGRALARHLGIAPPSDPVAYARRLLSAPRTPAIQAAFDTVASSLGRGIAGLVNLHDPDIVTLGGLAPPLRDAAPGPFDDAYRGGLMTFRKSGAPPVRDGLLGEDAPLHGAVAIALDRITTEAALADWAARRG, via the coding sequence ATGCCTGACGGGCCCGGATCCGCTTCACAGGTGCGCTGGTACGGCGCCGCCAAGGTGATCGGTCTCGTGCGCTCGGAGCCCGGCGTCACCCGCGCGGCCGCCGCCCGACGACTGCGCATGAGCAGCGGGGGCGCGGCCGACCTGATAGCGCGACTGCGCAGGGAGCGTCTGCTCGACGAAACTCCCGCTCCCGCACAGGGCCGAGGCCGACCGACCACAATTCTCGGACCGCATCCGGAGGGGCCGGTGGTGCTGGCGGTGGAACTGCGGTCGCGCGACTGGCGGCTGGCGCAGGCAGGCCTCGACGGTGTGCCGCACGTACTCGCCCAGGGCAGGCAGGGCCGGACCGGACAGGCACGTGTCCTCGACGACGTCGCGGACGAGATCGCCGCCGCTTACCGGCACATGGCCGGCCGGGTGCGTGCGGTGTCGGTGTCGGTCGCGGGCACCCTCAGCGATTCACGTCTGGTCCAGTTCACCACGCGAGGGTGGCGCGACGTCGACCTGACGGCGCTGACGGCGCGCCTGCCGCGGTCCGCGGCACTGCCACTGGTCCTCGGCAACGACGCCACGTTGTCCGGTCTCGCCGAGACCCGAGCGGGCTCGGCCCGCGACGCCCGCACGGCGCTGCACCTGATCGTCCTCGTCGGGCTCGGTGGAACGCTGGTCGTGGGCGGAGAGCCCGTCACCGGCTCACACGGCGCCGCAGGCGAATACGGGCACATTCCCTTCGGAGAACCGGACCTGGAATGCCCGTGCGGGGCCAGGGGCTGCTGGGATCTGACCGTGGACGGTCGTGCGCTGGCCCGCCATCTCGGGATCGCGCCGCCGTCCGACCCGGTGGCCTATGCCCGGCGATTGCTCTCGGCGCCAAGGACACCCGCGATACAGGCGGCATTCGATACCGTGGCATCCTCGCTGGGGCGGGGCATCGCGGGGCTGGTCAACCTGCACGACCCCGACATCGTCACCCTTGGCGGACTGGCTCCCCCGTTGCGCGATGCGGCGCCCGGGCCCTTCGACGACGCCTACCGAGGCGGGCTGATGACGTTCCGGAAGTCCGGGGCTCCCCCGGTGCGCGACGGACTGCTCGGTGAGGATGCGCCGTTGCACGGCGCGGTTGCCATCGCGCTGGACCGGATCACCACCGAAGCAGCCCTTGCCGATTGGGCTGCGCGGCGGGGGTGA